A single genomic interval of Corvus hawaiiensis isolate bCorHaw1 chromosome 5, bCorHaw1.pri.cur, whole genome shotgun sequence harbors:
- the FGFBP2 gene encoding fibroblast growth factor-binding protein 2, whose amino-acid sequence MKSFALLFLVVICGVGGLGQKLKPKKRSNGEEIKFRTKSKDVCTMTMSGDDEEMKLRIECKSQGMSYWCEFTGKPSVCRAFRNNPKIYWNQIAAELRKIPHACESMEALKTTMCQKAPPEALMRQIAAGVELEDLANQEKPVQKASIPVREAGQNSDPTQHGQGSENETEAMKLAREHCWESLHGVCSYLIGIFRG is encoded by the coding sequence ATGAAGAGTTTTGCTCTCCTTTTCCTGGTTGTGATCTGCGGTGTAGGAGGATTGGGACAGAAGCTGAAGccaaagaaaagaagcaatggTGAAGAAATCAAATTTCGGACTAAAAGCAAAGATGTTTGCACAATGACCATGAGTGGTGATGATGAGGAGATGAAACTTAGAATTGAATGCAAAAGCCAGGGCATGTCCTACTGGTGTGAGTTCACTGGCAAGCCATCAGTCTGTCGTGCTTTCAGAAATAATCCAAAGATCTACTGGAATCAGATTGCCGCGGAACTCAGAAAGATCCCACATGCTTGTGAATCCATGGAAGCATTGAAGACCACCATGTGCCAAAAGGCTCCCCCAGAGGCTCTCATGAGGCAAATAGCTGCTGGTGTGGAGCTAGAAGATCTAGCAAACCAGGAAAAACCAGTCCAGAAAGCTTCCATTCCTGTGAGAGAAGCGGGGCAAAACTCTGACCCAACCCAACATGGTCAAGGgtctgaaaatgaaacagaagcaaTGAAACTGGCACGGGAGCATTGCTGGGAATCCCTGCATGGTGTCTGCTCCTACCTCATTGGCATCTTTAGGGGTTAA